Proteins encoded in a region of the Planococcus citri chromosome 1, ihPlaCitr1.1, whole genome shotgun sequence genome:
- the LOC135831516 gene encoding RNA-binding protein 1-like isoform X1 codes for MAHRNWDLACKVYIGNLGDSASKHEIESTFNKYGPLKNVWIARNPPGFAFVEYEDPRDAEDAVRGLDGTRLCGNRIRVEMSSGRSRQQSRGGRGGGGGGGRDYRRYGGNDNYSSRSRGSYRSRSRSPKRHASRSRSASPRHYRQDSRERR; via the exons ATGGCTCATAGAAACTGGGATTTAGCTTGTAAAGTATACATCGGAAATTTGGGAGATAGTGCTTCCAAACATGAAATCGAATCCACATTCAATAAATATGGTCCTCTGAAGAATGTTTGGATCGCCAGAAACCCTCCCGGATTTGCATTTGTCGAATACGAAGATCCACGTGATGCTGAAGATGCGGTTCGTGGGCTTGACGGAAC GCGCTTATGCGGGAATCGTATTAGAGTGGAAATGTCTTCAGGTCGTTCCAGACAACAATCTCGTGGTGGTCGAGGTGGCGGTGGTGGAGGCGGTAGAGACTATCGTCGTTATGGAGGAAATGATAACTATTCATCGAGGAGTCGTGGAAGTTACAG ATCTCGTTCACGTTCTCCAAAACGTCATGCATCTCGTTCAAGAAGCGCCTCTCCAAGACATTACCGTCAAGATTCGCGAGAAAGACGATAA
- the LOC135831516 gene encoding RNA-binding protein 1-like isoform X2: protein MAHRNWDLACKVYIGNLGDSASKHEIESTFNKYGPLKNVWIARNPPGFAFVEYEDPRDAEDAVRGLDGTRLCGNRIRVEMSSGRSRQQSRGGRGGGGGGGRDYRRYGGNDNYSSRSRGSYRKSGDELSHLFSLPPLTYSTSICTAFYFV, encoded by the exons ATGGCTCATAGAAACTGGGATTTAGCTTGTAAAGTATACATCGGAAATTTGGGAGATAGTGCTTCCAAACATGAAATCGAATCCACATTCAATAAATATGGTCCTCTGAAGAATGTTTGGATCGCCAGAAACCCTCCCGGATTTGCATTTGTCGAATACGAAGATCCACGTGATGCTGAAGATGCGGTTCGTGGGCTTGACGGAAC GCGCTTATGCGGGAATCGTATTAGAGTGGAAATGTCTTCAGGTCGTTCCAGACAACAATCTCGTGGTGGTCGAGGTGGCGGTGGTGGAGGCGGTAGAGACTATCGTCGTTATGGAGGAAATGATAACTATTCATCGAGGAGTCGTGGAAGTTACAG GAAATCTGGAGATGAATTGAGTCACCTTTTCTCCTTACCTCCATTAACATACTCTACCAGTATTTGTACTGCGTTTTATTTCGTATAA
- the LOC135831515 gene encoding 3-hydroxyacyl-CoA dehydrogenase type-2-like: MNCKGLVAFVTGGASGLGKATVEKLVKEGSKVLLYDLPSSKGDEVAKNLGENVKFVSGDVCSIDEVQNAFHVTKECFGQLNAIVNCAGTSVAFKTYNFQKNTAHELHDFNRVLQVNTVGTFNVIRLGAALIHENTPNADDQRGVIINTSSFSAFDGISGQVAYAASKAAVAGMTVPLARDMASAGIRVCAIAPGVCDTPLVSDLPEKVRIFLARSTIFPYRLCKPEEYALLVKHIIENPFLNGTVIRLDAGLRIM, translated from the coding sequence ATGAACTGTAAAGGACTCGTTGCATTTGTTACCGGCGGAGCTTCGGGACTTGGTAAAGCCACTGTGGAGAAATTGGTAAAAGAAGGCAGCAAAGTATTACTATATGATTTACCATCCTCTAAAGGAGACGAAGTAGCCAAGAATTTGGGCGAAAATGTAAAATTCGTATCAGGCGATGTATGTTCTATTGATGAAGTACAAAATGCTTTCCACGTTACAAAAGAATGTTTCGGCCAACTTAATGCGATAGTGAATTGTGCCGGCACCTCTGTGGCGTTCAAgacatataattttcaaaagaacacTGCTCACGAATTACACGATTTTAATCGTGTCTTACAAGTCAACACAGTTGGAACTTTCAATGTTATCAGGTTGGGAGCCGCATTAATACACGAAAACACTCCAAACGCCGATGATCAAAGAGGTGTTATTATAAATACGTCGAGTTTTTCCGCATTCGATGGTATCTCTGGCCAAGTGGCGTACGCCGCAAGTAAAGCAGCTGTCGCGGGGATGACTGTACCTCTTGCCCGAGACATGGCTTCGGCTGGAATTAGAGTATGTGCTATTGCTCCAGGTGTTTGTGATACTCCTCTGGTATCCGATTTACCAGAAAAAGTTCGTATATTTTTAGCTCGATCAACGATATTTCCTTATCGATTGTGTAAACCCGAAGAGTATGCCCTCCTGGTAAAACATATTATCGAAAACCCTTTCTTAAATGGCACTGTTATTAGACTGGATGCTGGATTACGTATAATGTAG
- the SmF gene encoding small nuclear ribonucleoprotein F yields the protein MAGMPLNPKPFLNELTGKAVVVKLKWGHAYEGYLVSVDSYMNVLLASTQEIINGEITGEIGDVLVRCNNILHIRKSSNPRFMVE from the coding sequence ATGGCTGGTATGCCCTTAAATCCGAAACCCTTCCTCAACGAATTGACCGGCAAAGCAGTAGTTGTTAAATTGAAGTGGGGCCATGCGTATGAAGGTTATTTAGTATCCGTTGATTCGTACATGAACGTGTTATTGGCCAGTACGCAGGAAATTATAAACGGAGAAATAACCGGCGAAATCGGTGATGTGCTGGTACGTTGCAACAATATCCTCCATATTAGAAAATCGAGTAATCCGAGGTTTATGGTCGAATAA